The genomic region tatcagTTCCCAGCTTTTTCAAATATGAAGCATTTTTTAACCAAtccattttttaattcttaaattctTGACATTACAGAACTAAACTGAAATTTATTAACATTCCACTCTTACATTTCTTATcgacaaacagaaataaaattcatgagccaaaaacccaaaacaaaactaaaaacagggAAAagcttataaaactaaatatggaTCCCAGCATTAACAGCTGAACAGAGAATGTGATTTTAAATTCTTAGCGGATGATAAAGTTGTGGAGAAACTAAACACTTACAAATTATTTAAAACCTGGAATCACTGACCAGAAATTACACAGTTGGATCATGGGAAAACAGCAGAAAGTGTTATGAGAGAACCTACACTCTTCTAGCTGCACCCCATGCCCTTCTCAGAAGAAAGCCTGGCATTGATTAGATATTGGGCCAGACTAATACTGGCAGCAGAACCAGTGATAGTAACCTGCCTACCAGAAGAGCCTTCCACTGGGTTGGCAATTTTGATCTGGGCCCCGGACATCTGGCGGATCTCATTAATGTTGGCGCCTTGGTGCCTGATTATGCAGCCAATTATGTTATTTGGAATGGTGAGTTCATGGGTGGTTTGAGTAGATGCATCCAAACTTGCCCAATAGCCTTTCACCTCTGGAGAGCTGGAGTCAATTCCGGCGAATCCAGTCCCGCCGTGCATCATGGCAACGTGAGGCTGTTGTCTTGCCACCTGGTTCAGCTTGGCCAGATCGAGCGGAGAAATGGTGTGTTGTCCTTGAATCGAGTAGGCATCTAGAGGTGGTCCCTCCAGGTCATGGGTGGCATGGGGGTAGCCCGCAGTGTCGCTGCACCGATCTTGGCCGCCAGCGCAGATGACCGGAGAGCTGGCCGGCATGGGCTGGTACGGAATGGTCATGACTCTCCCTTGCGGAGACTGGGAGAGCGTCTCCAGCATGACCAGGCAGATCTGCTTGACACACTCGGTGACAGACTGCGGCACGCCAGCAATGGTGATGGCCCGCTCGGTGGAGTTGGGCAGCATATCCCCCGCCACCTGGACCTGGGCCCCGGTACTCTCGCGGATCTCTTTGATCTTACACCCGCCTTTCCCAATCAGGGAGCCGCACTGGGTGGCCGGCACCACCAGCCTCAGGGTGACCGGGGGCCTGCTGGCCGCCGTGCTGTTGGTCATGGAGCTGTTGATATCTTCTTCCAGCTTGTCGATGATCATAGCGAAGGCCTTAAAGATGGCATTGGTGGGGCCGGTCAGAGTGATGATTCTCTCCAGGCAATTCCCCTCCGAGATGTTGATCCGCGAGCCACTCTCCTCGCGGATCCTCTTAACCGACTCCCCTTTCTTCCCAATGATGCTTCCTACTTCTTTTCCGTGCATAAGCAGCCGAATGGTGAGAGTCACATTTAGTCCACTTTCAGTCACACCGGCATCCATGGCGAGCGGCGGGCGGCGTTCGGGGGAGTTGGGCTCATTACGTGGTCAAGTCTTTGGTGGCtcacattttttattcttataaacCTATGCCTCTACATTGTACTTTAGCAGTTCTgtggaattttactttttttctcctctctctctctttttaatcttaattttttaattatgattttttctacatttatttacttatttgcttttcctactaTTCTTTCCAACTTAGAGTTAAtccttaatatatataaatctttatctacctctatttagctttgcatatctattctttcttctctttctttcctttcgtatcaacatatttgttagttttgttttcatttctttcttcccccctTGGTACCttgcttcagtt from Muntiacus reevesi chromosome 2, mMunRee1.1, whole genome shotgun sequence harbors:
- the LOC136161710 gene encoding poly(rC)-binding protein 1-like, giving the protein MDAGVTESGLNVTLTIRLLMHGKEVGSIIGKKGESVKRIREESGSRINISEGNCLERIITLTGPTNAIFKAFAMIIDKLEEDINSSMTNSTAASRPPVTLRLVVPATQCGSLIGKGGCKIKEIRESTGAQVQVAGDMLPNSTERAITIAGVPQSVTECVKQICLVMLETLSQSPQGRVMTIPYQPMPASSPVICAGGQDRCSDTAGYPHATHDLEGPPLDAYSIQGQHTISPLDLAKLNQVARQQPHVAMMHGGTGFAGIDSSSPEVKGYWASLDASTQTTHELTIPNNIIGCIIRHQGANINEIRQMSGAQIKIANPVEGSSGRQVTITGSAASISLAQYLINARLSSEKGMGCS